TCAAAATAAAAATGTGATAAGATATTCTCATGGCGGCATTGGCTTCAAATTCAAATAGTAAATTTGATAAAGGTAAGCTGATTGGCTTAATTCTGGGTATTGTCTTATTTATAATCTTTGCCTTTAACCTCTTTAACCTTAATATATCCCCGCCAGCCGCTGTTACTGCCGGTATCGTTCTGTTAATGGCTTGCTTCTGGGTATCTTTATGCCTGCCGATACCGGTAACTTCTCTGCTGCCGATAGCGTTGTTTCCGTTACTGGGAGTAGCAAGCTCAGGTACTATAATCAAATACTACGCTAACAATAATATTTACCTGTTTATGGGCGGCTTTATTGTCGCCTTAGCTATCGAAAAATGGGGTTTGCATCGGCGTATTGCGCTTTTTATCACTTCGCTTCTGGGAACATCACAAAGTAGAATAGTTATGGGTTTTATGTGCGGCACCGCATTTTTATCGATGTGGATTTCTAATACAGCCACCACCATGATGATGCTCCCGATTGGTATGGCGGTTATTTCCGAAACAGTTAGAACAACCGTCAAGGAAAACAAATTCGCTGTTGCTTTGATGCTGGGAATCGCCTATGGCGCCTCGATTGGCGGAATTGCCACTCCGATTGGTACACCGCCGAATATTGAGTTTTTAGGACAGTATGGAAGAGGTTTCCCCGGCGCTCCGGAAATCAGCTTTTTTAACTGGATAAAAGTCTTTTTCCCGTTAGCTTTAATACTGCTTCCTTTAGCTTGGGTTATCATTACTAAAGTGGTATTTCCAATATCTCATAAGACAACTACAGGCAGAAATTTAATTAATGATGAATTAAAGAAACTTGGTCCGATGAGCACTGCTGAGAAAAGAATTTTAATAGTATTTATAACTACTGCCCTTCTCTGGATATTCAGATCCGATATTAAGCTGGGGTTCTTTACTATTCCCGGGTGGTCAAATTTATTCTCGAATCCCAAGTATTTTCATGATGCTACTGTGGCTATAATAATGGCAATATTACTATTTGGAATTCCCGCCGGTAAAAAATATCCCGGACAATTTCTAATGGATTGGCCAACTGCCATAAAATTGCCCTGGGGCATATTACTTCTTTTTGGCGGCGGTTTCGCAATAGCCGGCGGATTTACAATATCGGGATTAGACCAGCAGATAGGCATGATTTTGAAACCATACTTGGTTTTTCATCCCTTAATTATTGTCTTTATAATATGTTTGCTGTTAACATTCTTAACGGAGCTGACATCAAATACTGCTACTACCGCTGCTTTGCTTCCTATCATGAAAGGTACAGCGATTGCCCTGAATCTCAATCCGCTTTTACTGATGATACCGGCTACTATCTCGGCCTCTATGGCGTTTATGCTTCCCGTGGCGACACCGCCTAATGCTATAGTATTTTCCTCGGGACAAATTAAAATGTCGCAGATGGTTCGCGCCGGGTTGATTTTGAATTTAGTTGTTGCTTTTATAGTTGGCTGCTTTGTTTATTATTTCGTTTTGCCGTCATGGGGCTATAGCGCAGTCATGCCGGAATGGGTGCAATAACTAATAATGAAAAATTAATAATTATGATGTAGTGATAATTTTTATATTAAAATAGTTGTGGATTTCAGGGAAATATAGCAAATATATGATGTAATGAGTAGTTATATGAAAAAGCTGTCGCCCGGAATGAGAGTTACAATATTTGGCGCGGCAATCAATATTTTTCTGGCGATATTGAAATTCGTTATCGGAATTATCGGCAATAGCCGAGCGCTTATAGCCGATGCTGTTCATTCTGCTTCCGACCTTGCCTCTGATATTGTTGTTATCTTAGGGCTTCATTTCGGAGAACAACCCCCTGATGAAAACCATCATTATGGTCATAAAAAAATCGAAACGGCTACTGAAATTATCCTGGGCATGATTTTAATAGGAGTTGCTATAAAATTAGCTTATGACTCGGGCGCGGCAATATGGCTAAATAAAATAAACCACCCCACAAGGATAACATTAATAGCGGCTGTAATATCAATCCTGTTGAAAGAAGGACTGTTTCAATGGACAAAACGGGTTGGCAAGAAATGCGATAGCCGGATTATAATAGCAAATGCCTGGCATCATCGAAGCGATGCTTACTCATCAGTGGCCGTGCTAATAGGCTTAGTATTTACTCAGATATCGCCTCGCCTTGCTTTTATGGATATTATCGTCAGCTTGGTTGTATCTCTGTTGATTTTCAAAGTTGGCGGGCAAATCGCTTTGGAAGGCTGCCGAAAAATCATTGATACCGCGCCGCCTGCTAAATATGTTGATAAAACGCTAACTTTGATAAAAGAATATCCCGGCGTTAAAAACCCCCACAATCTGAAAATGAGATATATCGGCAATACTATTTATATGGAAGTACATATTGAGGTTGATCCCGACATATCAGTTAGGGAAGGACATGAAATCGCCGCCGGAATCAAATATATGATAAAAAATAAAGATAAACGCGTGATAGATGTTATAGTACATATTGAGCCGGAAAGTAAATAATAAAGCTTATAATTCTTCTTATATAAAAACAATAATGTCTTGCAAACATACTATATTTTTTTATAATTAATACTAAATTGAAGCAACTTTTTCGGGATATCCTGTAATTAGCCCTTTAGCCGAAATATAAGGCGAATTTATGAAGATTAAAAAGCCGGTAATAAAATCACTAATCAAATTATACTTGAGCTTTGGCGGGATGATTATTCTTTTCGTCATCGCTTTTCATATCAAAGCGGTTCATCATG
Above is a window of Candidatus Zixiibacteriota bacterium DNA encoding:
- a CDS encoding cation transporter, with protein sequence MSSYMKKLSPGMRVTIFGAAINIFLAILKFVIGIIGNSRALIADAVHSASDLASDIVVILGLHFGEQPPDENHHYGHKKIETATEIILGMILIGVAIKLAYDSGAAIWLNKINHPTRITLIAAVISILLKEGLFQWTKRVGKKCDSRIIIANAWHHRSDAYSSVAVLIGLVFTQISPRLAFMDIIVSLVVSLLIFKVGGQIALEGCRKIIDTAPPAKYVDKTLTLIKEYPGVKNPHNLKMRYIGNTIYMEVHIEVDPDISVREGHEIAAGIKYMIKNKDKRVIDVIVHIEPESK
- a CDS encoding SLC13/DASS family transporter, with the translated sequence MAALASNSNSKFDKGKLIGLILGIVLFIIFAFNLFNLNISPPAAVTAGIVLLMACFWVSLCLPIPVTSLLPIALFPLLGVASSGTIIKYYANNNIYLFMGGFIVALAIEKWGLHRRIALFITSLLGTSQSRIVMGFMCGTAFLSMWISNTATTMMMLPIGMAVISETVRTTVKENKFAVALMLGIAYGASIGGIATPIGTPPNIEFLGQYGRGFPGAPEISFFNWIKVFFPLALILLPLAWVIITKVVFPISHKTTTGRNLINDELKKLGPMSTAEKRILIVFITTALLWIFRSDIKLGFFTIPGWSNLFSNPKYFHDATVAIIMAILLFGIPAGKKYPGQFLMDWPTAIKLPWGILLLFGGGFAIAGGFTISGLDQQIGMILKPYLVFHPLIIVFIICLLLTFLTELTSNTATTAALLPIMKGTAIALNLNPLLLMIPATISASMAFMLPVATPPNAIVFSSGQIKMSQMVRAGLILNLVVAFIVGCFVYYFVLPSWGYSAVMPEWVQ